In Sphaeramia orbicularis chromosome 15, fSphaOr1.1, whole genome shotgun sequence, a single genomic region encodes these proteins:
- the hmx3a gene encoding homeobox protein HMX3 has product MPETTQETCASAKDSPFFIKNLLNCDSKPSKPKPVLGATKAALEGGFSLSQVGDFNFPRFDLPAQRFSLPAHYLERTSAWWYPYALSSSAHLHRPEVTDKPGARDSSPTSGTDRDTPDLVLKTEPDAKDEDEDDENNNNKSGDEIILEESDTEEAKKDEVEEWKKRDDDKKPCRKKKTRTVFSRSQVFQLESTFDMKRYLSSSERAGLAASLHLTETQVKIWFQNRRNKWKRQLAAELEAANLSHAAAQRIVRVPILYHENSSTENGGTAANVPVSQPLLTFPHPGVYYSHPIVTSVPLLRPV; this is encoded by the exons ATGCCCGAGACGACGCAAGAGACGTGCGCTTCGGCCAAGGACTCTCCTTTCTTCATCAAGAACCTGCTGAACTGTGATAGCAAACCCTCCAAACCTAAACCCGTACTAGGTGCCACCAAGGCGGCCCTGGAGGGAGGATTTTCCCTTTCCCAGGTCGGGGATTTCAACTTTCCACGCTTTGACCTGCCCGCTCAGAGGTTCAGTCTACCGGCTCACTACTTGGAGCGCACCTCAGCTTGGTGGTACCCCTACGCCCTCAGCTCCTCCGCCCACCTGCACAGACCCGaag TGACCGACAAACCAGGAGCCAGAGACTCCTCTCCGACCTCGGGCACGGACAGAGACACACCAGATCTGGTCCTGAAAACAGAGCCGGACGCCAAAGATGAGGACGAGGACGATgagaataacaacaataaaagcGGCGACGAAATCATCCTGGAGGAAAGCGACACGGAAGAAGCAAAAAAAGACGAAGTGGAAGAGTGGAAGAAGAGGGACGATGACAAAAAGCCATGTCGCAAGAAGAAGACGCGCACGGTTTTCTCCCGGAGCCAGGTGTTCCAGCTGGAGTCCACCTTCGACATGAAGCGGTACCTGAGCAGCTCGGAACGGGCCGGTCTGGCTGCGTCCCTGCACCTGACGGAGACCCAGGTCAAGATCTGGTTCCAGAACCGGAGGAACAAGTGGAAACGACAGCTGGCCGCGGAGCTGGAGGCCGCCAACCTGAGCCACGCCGCGGCGCAGAGGATAGTCCGGGTCCCCATCCTCTACCACGAGAACTCATCCACGGAGAACGGCGGCACCGCTGCCAACGTGCCCGTGAGCCAGCCTCTCCTCACCTTCCCACACCCCGGCGTGTACTACTCCCACCCCATCGTTACGTCCGTGCCGCTGCTCAGACCGGTTTGA
- the ikzf5 gene encoding zinc finger protein Pegasus has translation MGEEKPDTLDFVKDFQEYLSQQTQHVNMISGSVSGVKEADELPADCSQNGLDHPSVDMSLEDSSGILVDGFERTYDGKLKCRYCNYATRGTARLIEHIRIHTGEKPHRCHLCPFASAYERHLEAHMRSHTGEKPYKCELCSFRCSDRSNLSHHRRRRHKLLPMKGARSLSHKKMLSVLQKKASSLGYGRRLLINFSPPSMVVHKADNVSDYSHELPHLRQETYDNQSRAGEDGISANQNHHHHDMVMDNPLNQLSTLAGQLASLPSESQAQTQPPVSPGAESIVDEKPFLIQQPHPATAPVAVTASMAHASSSSPITPEPRAPPHSNCSPGGGPCSEHSGRISTPSISNSQPSTPAPGLSAPLQDPHMLHHCQHCDIYFPDNILYTIHMGCHGYENPFQCNICGHKCKSKYDFACHFARGQHK, from the exons ATGGGTGAAGAAAAACCGGACACGTTGGACTTTGTGAAGGATTTCCAGGAGTATCTGAGCCAGCAGACTCAACATGTCAACATGATATCAGGCTCTGTTAGCGGCGTCAAGGAGGCGGATGAGCTACCAGCCG ACTGCAGTCAGAATGGCCTGGATCATCCTTCAGTGGATATGTCCCTTGAGGACAGCTCAGGGATCTTGGTTGATGGTTTTGAGAGGACCTATGATGGCAAGTTGAAGTGCCGCTACTGTAACTATGCTACAAGAGGCACAGCACGACTCATTGAGCACATCCGAATTCATACAG GAGAGAAACCTCACCGTTGCCACCTCTGTCCATTTGCTTCGGCCTACGAGCGGCACTTGGAAGCCCACATGAGATCACACACAGGGGAAAAGCCTTACAAGTGTGAGCTATGTTCCTTCCGCTGCAGCGATCGCAGTAACCTGTCACATCATCGCCGCAGACGCCACAAACTTCTGCCAATGAAaggcgctcgctcactttcccacAAGAAGATGCTGAGTGTGTTACAGAAGAAAGCTAGTTCACTGGGTTATGGCCGCCGCCTACTAATCAATTTCAGTCCCCCCTCTATGGTGGTACACAAAGCTGACAATGTCAGCGACTACTCCCATGAGCTGCCCCACTTGAGACAGGAGACTTATGATAATCAGAGTCGGGCAGGTGAGGATGGGATATCTGCAAATCAAAACCACCATCACCATGATATGGTCATGGATAACCCCCTGAACCAGTTGTCTACTTTAGCTGGTCAACTAGCAAGCCTTCCCTCAGAGTCCCAGGCCCAGACTCAGCCTCCTGTGTCTCCGGGAGCTGAGTCTATCGTCGATGAGAAGCCTTTCCTCATTCAGCAGCCACACCCTGCCACAGCTCCTGTGGCTGTTACAGCCAGCATGGCCCACGCCTCCTCTTCTTCACCAATCACCCCAGAGCCCCGGGCTCCTCCTCACAGCAATTGCAGCCCTGGAGGGGGACCCTGTAGTGAGCACAGTGGGCGAATCAGTACGCCCAGTATCTCCAACAGCCAACCCAGTACACCAGCCCCAGGTCTGTCTGCTCCCCTGCAGGACCCCCACATGCTGCATCACTGCCAGCACTGTGACATCTATTTTCCTGACAACATCCTTTACACCATCCATATGGGCTGCCATGGCTATGAGAATCCTTTCCAGTGCAACATCTGTGGCCACAAGTGCAAGAGCAAGTATGACTTTGCCTGCCACTTTGCCCGTGGGCAGCATAAGTAG